One genomic window of Tenacibaculum tangerinum includes the following:
- a CDS encoding amino acid adenylation domain-containing protein gives MNVSKTPESTTVCELIHQQMIAHPAQTAIIDGKTHINYKTLLKRSNEVAGELQNRGIQPGAFIGVCMHRSWELVATLLGIMQAGCAYVPLDPAYPKERIQYMLEHSRTSAVFVDSEDAANLCSKVKELLWIHTVGKHTDTTINASPDELAYVIYTSGSTGRPKGVAIEHNGIVSLVASMNELFTEDQLKGMVAAASVCFDTSVMEIIGTLSLGGTIILAKNALELTSLPAVDQVTMFVMVPSAVQAIIASQKLPKNLQCLVFGGEALKRSLVQQVYEQKPNITIFNAYGPTEDTVYSTITKIHKEDAVITIGTSVLHSRAYVLDEQLQPVADEKVGELYLSGNKLARGYLFDEDLTKERFINVQFDNHDNSVRLYKTGDLCRWTPTNEIEFVGRADQQVKIRGHRIELEEIEAVIETMENIDTAAAVVADGSIGQQILVAYVISNENKPIDFSDISSFVAKHLPKYMVPQIVKQVQELPLLPNDKLDRKKLANLTIELSSELVTENSQHDQSLPKQDASSNNYQAYLLQTIQNEVAQLLNMKNSANVLPDTSFDNLGIDSLTTLELSSRLSNALQLDISAYDIFENSTPKALINHLLSAKETTKESKNVKLKTDTLTSFQTHIQSSHPTFQAAKVAAWSVTDKSKLVQAVLQMVNDHRRNPYSKVLLTGSATKGLVGDAYNDETQEAIIWTTNLYLGLNRDPEVIKEASIALNQFGTGMGTSAAASGMTKQHLEFEEEFADLVGKPSACLFPTGYTANVGAVAGLLGRNDMVLIDQLCHASIVDGARLCGAKVRTFKHNDVHDLESILKAETSPYRTILVVLEGVYSMGEGAAPVAKIIKTAKKYKALTLVDEAHSFGFYGEGGAGICAAQGVTEEADFIMTTLSKALGSLGGVVAASKEHIDLLKSSSRAYIFQASISPADMAAALTALRRLRRDDALREKLWDTTRYMRQKFEEAGYDLGTGDGPIVTPHFADKDKLYAIVQRLYKLGIQTSAVTYPIVESGRGRLRLICSAAHTREDVDKTLAALIKAEKEVDKMLEEKQKNKEQTSVQFSELEDWAAQFSSYLKEVVTESTPDLAIELKSAESTETVSILIRDTKVALYQNSNYDLPTCSLHINEKATINALESFDVQGLLHAISDGSCVLKGQIQPFVWLVGRISDYANVPTEVEL, from the coding sequence ATGAATGTATCGAAGACCCCCGAATCTACGACAGTTTGTGAACTTATACACCAACAAATGATTGCTCATCCAGCGCAAACAGCCATCATCGATGGGAAAACGCATATCAATTACAAAACCTTACTAAAACGTAGCAATGAAGTAGCTGGAGAACTTCAAAATCGAGGAATACAACCCGGAGCCTTCATTGGCGTTTGTATGCACCGCTCGTGGGAGTTAGTAGCGACTTTACTAGGTATTATGCAAGCAGGATGCGCCTATGTGCCTTTAGACCCCGCTTACCCAAAAGAGCGTATACAGTATATGCTCGAACACTCTCGTACTTCGGCTGTTTTTGTCGACTCCGAAGATGCCGCAAATTTATGCAGCAAAGTAAAAGAGTTGCTATGGATACATACGGTAGGCAAACATACAGATACTACCATAAATGCCTCTCCAGATGAATTGGCGTACGTCATTTATACCTCTGGCTCTACTGGTCGCCCTAAAGGAGTCGCTATTGAACATAATGGTATCGTTTCTTTGGTAGCATCGATGAATGAGTTATTTACTGAAGATCAGTTAAAAGGGATGGTTGCAGCCGCATCGGTTTGTTTTGACACCTCTGTGATGGAAATTATTGGTACCTTATCGTTAGGAGGTACCATCATCTTGGCAAAAAATGCCTTAGAGCTTACCTCACTTCCGGCAGTCGACCAAGTAACGATGTTCGTTATGGTTCCTTCAGCAGTGCAAGCCATCATCGCTTCACAAAAATTACCGAAAAACTTACAATGCTTGGTGTTCGGTGGCGAAGCACTAAAACGTTCGCTGGTACAACAAGTATACGAGCAAAAACCGAACATAACTATCTTCAATGCTTATGGCCCAACTGAAGATACGGTGTATTCAACCATCACTAAGATACACAAAGAAGATGCGGTAATTACCATCGGTACCTCTGTACTCCACTCACGTGCGTATGTTTTGGATGAACAACTACAACCCGTCGCCGATGAAAAAGTAGGTGAATTGTATCTTTCAGGAAATAAATTGGCACGTGGTTATTTGTTTGATGAAGATTTAACCAAAGAACGATTCATCAACGTACAATTTGATAACCACGACAACAGTGTTCGTTTGTATAAAACGGGCGATTTATGTCGTTGGACTCCTACCAATGAGATTGAATTTGTAGGACGTGCCGATCAACAAGTTAAAATTAGAGGACATCGAATAGAACTCGAAGAAATTGAAGCGGTTATCGAAACCATGGAAAATATTGATACAGCCGCTGCCGTAGTTGCCGATGGAAGTATTGGTCAACAAATACTTGTCGCTTACGTAATCAGTAATGAAAACAAACCAATAGATTTTTCTGATATTAGCTCTTTTGTGGCAAAACACTTGCCAAAATACATGGTTCCACAGATTGTGAAACAAGTACAAGAGCTACCACTACTGCCTAACGATAAGCTAGACAGAAAAAAATTAGCGAACCTTACTATTGAGCTATCCTCTGAACTGGTGACTGAAAATTCTCAACACGATCAGAGCCTTCCGAAGCAAGATGCTTCTTCCAACAATTACCAAGCATACCTATTGCAGACCATCCAAAATGAAGTAGCTCAACTACTCAACATGAAAAATTCAGCAAATGTATTACCAGATACTTCATTTGACAATCTCGGAATCGATTCGTTAACCACCCTAGAGCTGAGTAGCAGGTTAAGTAACGCTTTACAATTAGACATTAGTGCGTATGATATCTTTGAGAACTCTACCCCAAAAGCATTGATCAATCACCTTCTGAGTGCAAAAGAAACGACCAAAGAAAGCAAAAATGTAAAATTAAAAACAGACACGCTTACCAGCTTTCAAACCCATATTCAATCGAGTCATCCTACTTTCCAAGCAGCAAAAGTAGCCGCTTGGTCGGTAACAGATAAAAGTAAACTTGTACAAGCAGTATTACAAATGGTAAATGACCATCGTAGAAATCCGTACAGCAAAGTATTGCTTACAGGAAGCGCTACCAAAGGCTTGGTAGGAGATGCTTATAATGATGAAACACAAGAAGCAATTATTTGGACAACCAACCTATATCTTGGCTTAAATCGTGACCCTGAAGTCATCAAAGAAGCCTCAATCGCATTGAACCAATTCGGAACGGGTATGGGCACCTCTGCTGCCGCTTCAGGAATGACAAAGCAACATCTAGAATTTGAAGAAGAGTTTGCCGACCTTGTAGGAAAACCTAGTGCTTGTTTATTCCCCACAGGATATACGGCCAATGTGGGTGCTGTAGCTGGGCTTTTAGGAAGAAATGATATGGTGCTCATCGACCAGCTTTGCCACGCTTCTATTGTAGATGGTGCCAGACTATGCGGTGCCAAAGTTCGAACGTTTAAACACAACGACGTTCACGATTTAGAAAGTATTCTAAAAGCAGAAACTTCGCCGTATCGCACTATTTTAGTCGTTTTAGAAGGAGTGTACAGCATGGGTGAAGGAGCAGCACCCGTAGCAAAAATTATTAAAACTGCGAAAAAATACAAGGCGCTTACTTTGGTAGATGAAGCACACTCTTTTGGCTTTTATGGCGAAGGAGGTGCAGGTATTTGCGCTGCTCAGGGAGTGACTGAAGAAGCCGATTTTATCATGACAACGCTAAGTAAGGCTTTAGGAAGCCTTGGAGGGGTCGTTGCTGCCAGTAAAGAGCACATCGATTTGTTAAAATCATCATCAAGAGCCTATATATTTCAAGCATCTATTAGTCCTGCTGATATGGCGGCAGCCTTAACAGCGTTAAGAAGATTGAGAAGAGACGATGCCTTACGTGAAAAATTATGGGATACTACTCGATATATGCGTCAGAAATTTGAAGAAGCGGGTTACGACTTAGGTACGGGTGACGGACCTATTGTTACCCCTCATTTTGCCGATAAAGATAAACTGTATGCCATCGTACAAAGACTTTACAAACTCGGAATTCAAACTTCTGCGGTTACCTACCCAATTGTGGAAAGCGGAAGAGGTCGTTTACGATTAATTTGTTCGGCAGCTCATACACGCGAAGATGTCGATAAAACCTTGGCGGCACTTATTAAAGCAGAAAAAGAGGTAGATAAGATGCTTGAGGAAAAGCAAAAAAACAAAGAGCAAACAAGTGTTCAGTTTTCTGAATTGGAAGATTGGGCAGCACAATTTTCAAGTTACTTAAAAGAGGTTGTTACTGAAAGTACACCCGACTTGGCTATCGAATTAAAGAGTGCTGAAAGTACGGAAACTGTTTCGATCTTAATAAGAGATACTAAGGTAGCACTTTATCAAAATAGTAATTACGACCTCCCTACTTGTTCTTTACACATCAATGAAAAAGCAACTATTAATGCTTTAGAATCCTTTGATGTTCAAGGCTTATTACATGCTATATCAGACGGCTCTTGTGTGTTAAAAGGTCAAATACAACCTTTTGTATGGCTCGTAGGAAGAATTTCAGATTATGCCAACGTTCCAACAGAAGTGGAACTATAA
- a CDS encoding M28 family peptidase codes for MKPLLYIILTMFFSYTFSQKRETSNISKGMIHRIKNDLEIITKTPKPRNYQNIETLNYVANYIKDSFKKVCDTVYYQPYSINNNEYKNVIGSVGIKNKERIIIGAHYDVFGDSNGADDNASGIVALLELVRMLSKENLHYRIDFVAYTLEEPPFFRTKQMGSYIHAKNMYDNKTSIKGMICLETIGYYNEQTNSQEYPIKGMSLLYGNKGDFITVVQNSSAGNFSNQVKNLMEEQKFIKTKSYKGSSKVEGVDFSDHLNYWKFNYDAVMITNTAFYRNKNYHTNKDTIETLDLEKISLVIQQLYQTILQIK; via the coding sequence ATGAAACCACTTCTTTATATTATTTTGACTATGTTTTTCTCTTATACTTTTTCTCAAAAAAGAGAAACCTCTAATATTTCTAAAGGAATGATTCATAGAATCAAAAATGATTTAGAAATAATAACAAAAACACCAAAACCAAGAAATTATCAGAATATTGAGACGTTAAACTATGTAGCCAATTATATAAAAGACTCTTTTAAAAAAGTATGTGATACTGTTTATTATCAACCTTACTCTATTAATAACAATGAATATAAAAATGTTATTGGATCTGTAGGCATTAAAAACAAAGAACGAATTATAATTGGTGCACATTACGATGTTTTTGGAGACTCTAATGGAGCAGATGATAATGCTAGTGGTATAGTTGCCTTACTAGAGTTGGTACGAATGCTCTCGAAAGAAAATTTACATTATAGGATAGATTTTGTTGCTTACACATTAGAAGAACCTCCTTTTTTCAGAACCAAGCAGATGGGAAGTTATATACATGCAAAAAACATGTATGATAACAAAACATCTATAAAAGGTATGATTTGCCTAGAAACTATCGGGTATTATAATGAACAAACTAACTCACAAGAATATCCAATAAAAGGCATGAGTTTACTATATGGAAATAAAGGGGATTTTATCACGGTAGTGCAGAATAGTTCAGCAGGAAATTTTAGCAACCAAGTTAAAAACTTAATGGAAGAACAAAAATTTATCAAAACAAAATCCTATAAAGGTTCTTCTAAAGTTGAAGGAGTTGATTTCTCTGACCATTTGAATTATTGGAAGTTTAATTATGATGCTGTTATGATTACAAACACCGCTTTCTACAGGAACAAAAATTATCATACTAATAAAGACACTATAGAGACTTTAGATTTAGAAAAAATAAGTTTAGTAATTCAACAATTATATCAAACAATACTACAAATAAAATAA
- a CDS encoding SCO family protein, protein MDIKFFKKSKSTLIFILVFCAVGIPVFYHLVKVDTKLPIYNPADINPKLVDASVRNKKKNHRVGEFRLINQNGDTITNADYEGKIYIADFFFTRCQTICIAMAYNMSELQEHYKNDDDIMFLSHSVTPVMDSVPVLKKYAKEKGVIDGKWNVTTGDKKHIYNLARKHYFAVLDEGDGGENDWVHTENFVLIDKEGRIRGSYDGTKKENMQKIIDDISLLKQEYKK, encoded by the coding sequence GTGGATATCAAATTCTTTAAAAAGTCAAAAAGCACGCTTATTTTTATCTTGGTTTTTTGTGCTGTTGGAATACCCGTTTTTTATCATTTGGTAAAAGTTGATACAAAATTGCCGATATACAATCCGGCTGATATCAATCCGAAATTGGTCGATGCTTCTGTTCGAAATAAGAAAAAAAACCATCGAGTAGGCGAGTTTAGGTTAATCAACCAAAATGGCGATACCATTACCAATGCCGACTATGAAGGGAAAATTTATATAGCCGATTTCTTTTTTACACGTTGCCAAACTATTTGTATTGCCATGGCGTATAATATGAGTGAGTTGCAAGAGCATTATAAAAATGATGACGACATTATGTTTTTATCGCATTCGGTAACACCCGTAATGGATAGTGTTCCAGTATTAAAAAAGTATGCTAAAGAAAAAGGGGTGATTGATGGAAAATGGAATGTAACTACAGGTGATAAAAAACACATTTACAATTTAGCTCGTAAACATTATTTTGCTGTGTTAGATGAAGGCGATGGTGGCGAAAACGATTGGGTACATACCGAAAACTTTGTGTTAATTGATAAAGAAGGACGTATAAGAGGTTCGTACGATGGAACCAAAAAAGAGAACATGCAAAAAATTATTGACGATATTTCTTTGTTGAAACAAGAGTATAAAAAATAA
- the rseP gene encoding RIP metalloprotease RseP, translating to MEILIKASQFILSLSLLIVLHELGHFIPAKLFKTRVEKFYLFFDYKFSLFKKKIGETVYGIGWIPLGGYVKIAGMIDESMDTEQMQKPPQPWEFRSKPAWQRLIIMLGGVTVNFILGILIYICLMWVYGEKYLPNESLKDGVWVQDQLGKDLGLETGDKILTIDGQKIEKFRELPLEFINGTSYTVERNGTVLEKEIPTDFISKLVDRGKDAGAFITPRYPFVIAGVQKDSLNADSNILPKDIITAVNGQNITYFDQAKPILHSLKGQEVALSIRRGKENLTVPAKVSNYGNLGVALGAVSLVDLEKLGYYNLAEKTYSFAEAIPAGTNKAWTTLTNYIKQMKKILNPSTGAYKGLGGFISIGSIFPAEFSWYSFWSITAFLSIMLGFMNLLPIPALDGGHVVFTLWEMITGKKPGDKFLEYAQITGFILLIILLLFANGNDIFRLFK from the coding sequence ATGGAAATTTTAATAAAAGCATCACAATTTATTTTAAGCTTATCGCTCTTAATCGTTTTACACGAATTAGGTCATTTTATTCCTGCAAAATTATTTAAAACCCGTGTCGAAAAATTCTACCTTTTTTTCGATTATAAATTTTCGTTGTTTAAAAAGAAAATTGGTGAAACAGTATATGGTATTGGTTGGATTCCGTTAGGTGGATATGTAAAAATTGCAGGTATGATTGATGAAAGTATGGATACCGAGCAAATGCAAAAACCTCCACAACCTTGGGAATTTCGTTCTAAACCTGCTTGGCAACGTCTAATTATTATGTTAGGTGGGGTTACTGTAAATTTTATTTTGGGTATTTTAATTTACATCTGTTTAATGTGGGTATATGGAGAAAAATATTTACCAAATGAAAGTTTAAAAGATGGCGTTTGGGTTCAAGATCAATTAGGAAAAGATTTAGGTTTAGAAACAGGAGATAAAATTTTAACAATTGACGGACAAAAAATAGAAAAGTTTAGAGAACTTCCGTTAGAGTTTATTAACGGTACTTCTTATACTGTTGAAAGAAACGGAACTGTTCTTGAAAAAGAAATTCCTACCGACTTTATCTCCAAGTTAGTGGATAGAGGTAAAGATGCTGGAGCTTTTATAACTCCAAGATACCCATTTGTTATTGCTGGTGTACAAAAAGATTCGTTAAATGCTGATAGTAATATTTTACCAAAGGATATTATCACTGCTGTAAATGGACAAAACATAACTTATTTTGATCAAGCAAAACCTATTTTACATAGCTTAAAAGGACAAGAAGTTGCATTGTCTATAAGAAGAGGTAAAGAGAATTTAACTGTTCCTGCAAAGGTTTCAAATTATGGAAATTTAGGAGTTGCTCTTGGTGCTGTTTCTTTAGTGGATTTAGAAAAACTAGGGTATTACAACTTGGCAGAAAAAACCTATTCTTTTGCAGAAGCAATCCCTGCTGGTACCAATAAAGCTTGGACTACTTTGACCAATTACATTAAGCAAATGAAAAAGATTTTAAATCCGAGTACAGGTGCTTACAAAGGTTTAGGCGGATTTATTTCTATTGGAAGTATATTCCCTGCTGAATTTAGTTGGTATTCATTCTGGAGTATTACTGCGTTCTTATCGATTATGTTAGGGTTTATGAATTTATTACCTATCCCTGCTTTAGATGGTGGACATGTGGTGTTTACCTTATGGGAAATGATTACTGGTAAAAAGCCAGGTGATAAGTTCTTAGAGTATGCTCAAATTACAGGATTTATCCTATTAATAATATTACTACTTTTTGCAAACGGAAACGATATATTTAGGTTATTCAAATAA